From Ascaphus truei isolate aAscTru1 chromosome 20, aAscTru1.hap1, whole genome shotgun sequence, one genomic window encodes:
- the LOC142471190 gene encoding vitelline membrane outer layer protein 1-like, whose product MMFQAVSSLLLLPLFSVGQGNAKYVISVSNGGKLGDWGPVEMCPVGSSARGFSLKFEKFQWFGDDTSLNGIRLLCVSSNNNEEYLIQSTEGAWGSWTSPVRCSNGNLIAFTLLVSPPQGGGDDTAANNIVFMCSDETILEGSWHVWGSYGEWSQFCMLGICGISTRVEEYQGKGDDTALNDVKFTCCEN is encoded by the exons ATGATGTTCCAGGCGGtctcatccctcctcctcctccctctcttctcagtAGGACAAGGGAACGCTAAATATGTCATCAGTGTCAGCAACGGAGGTAAATTGGGTGACTGGGGGCCAGTTGAAATGTGTCCCGTCGGTTCCAGTGCCAGAGGATTCTCTCTCAAG TTTGAAAAATTCCAGTGGTTTGGTGATGATACGTCTCTGAACGGGATCCGGCTGCTCTGTGTTAGCAGCAACAACAATGAGGAATATTTAATCCAGTCTACTGAAGGAGC GTGGGGCTCATGGACCTCCCCTGTGCGGTGCAGCAACGGCAACCTCATCGCTTTCACCTTGTTAGTAAGTCCACCTCAGGGGGGCGGTGACGACACTGCCGCCAACAACATCGTATTTATGTGCTCAGACGAAACGATACTAGAGGGATCTTGGCACGTGTGGGGTTCATACGGAGAGTGGAGCCAGTTCTGCATGTTAGGGATCTGTGGCATCAGCACCAGGGTGGAGGAGTACCAAGGAAAAGGAGATGACACGGCCCTCAATGATGTCAAGTTCACCTGCTGTGAAAACTGA